In Vigna radiata var. radiata cultivar VC1973A chromosome 3, Vradiata_ver6, whole genome shotgun sequence, the following proteins share a genomic window:
- the LOC106757896 gene encoding histone H4: protein MSGRGKGGKGLGKGGAKRHRKVLRDNIQGITKPAIRRLARRGGVKRISGLIYEETRGVLKIFLENVIRDAVTYTEHARRKTVTAMDVVYALKRQGRTLYGFGG from the coding sequence ATGTCTGGTCGTGGAAAAGGAGGAAAAGGATTGGGAAAGGGAGGAGCCAAGAGGCACAGGAAGGTTCTTCGTGATAACATTCAGGGAATTACTAAACCTGCTATTCGCCGTTTGGCTCGCAGAGGTGGTGTGAAGAGAATCAGTGGTCTCATCTACGAGGAAACCCGTGGTGTCCTTAAGATCTTTCTTGAGAATGTTATTCGTGATGCTGTTACCTACACTGAGCATGCCAGGAGGAAGACTGTTACTGCCATGGACGTTGTTTATGCACTTAAGAGACAAGGCAGAACTCTCTATGGTTTTGGTGGTTAA